A region from the Candidatus Poribacteria bacterium genome encodes:
- a CDS encoding phytanoyl-CoA dioxygenase family protein — protein MDNTDSRATTLPIDRSAADPIATQTSPSGPLSASEVAAFVRHGYHVGRRLVPPDIVASVRDRMWRELGRSPDDPSTWPEAAIIVPHEVNRHMAPCRTAQVEAVAEQLVGAHFRRGGGASPVINFPRHGEPVFEPMGLHIDGIDVTTLLPLHRFLVTMTYLTDTVEFGGATAVSPGSHRLLFEHWITSGTVPGGKTAVPDLDYQTPIPVTANAGDVVFLHYLVAHGSSHNRANHPRVALNGVVGPDRDAPYVPKLGPPAPDWTPIDWTLRTDTLGIERIDQLPRDTITL, from the coding sequence ATGGACAACACTGACAGCAGGGCGACGACGCTGCCGATCGATCGATCCGCCGCAGACCCAATCGCGACCCAGACCAGTCCGAGCGGACCTCTTTCCGCCTCCGAGGTCGCCGCCTTCGTGCGCCACGGTTACCATGTCGGTCGCAGACTGGTTCCGCCGGACATCGTTGCGTCGGTGCGAGACCGCATGTGGCGCGAGCTGGGCAGGTCGCCCGACGACCCGTCCACATGGCCCGAAGCCGCCATTATCGTGCCGCATGAAGTGAACCGCCATATGGCTCCCTGCCGCACGGCGCAGGTCGAGGCGGTCGCGGAGCAGCTCGTCGGAGCCCACTTCCGGCGCGGCGGCGGGGCGAGCCCGGTCATCAACTTCCCGCGCCACGGAGAGCCCGTGTTCGAACCGATGGGTCTCCACATCGACGGCATCGACGTAACGACGCTCTTGCCCCTGCACCGGTTCCTCGTCACCATGACCTATCTCACGGACACGGTCGAGTTCGGAGGCGCTACGGCGGTATCACCCGGGAGCCATCGGCTTCTGTTCGAGCACTGGATCACTAGCGGAACCGTGCCCGGTGGCAAGACAGCCGTCCCGGACCTCGATTACCAGACGCCGATTCCGGTGACTGCCAACGCCGGGGACGTCGTGTTCCTGCACTATCTCGTCGCGCACGGCTCATCGCACAACCGAGCGAACCATCCGCGCGTCGCGCTGAACGGAGTCGTCGGGCCCGACCGCGATGCGCCGTACGTCCCGAAGCTGGGCCCGCCAGCGCCAGACTGGACGCCCATCGACTGGACGCTCCGCACCGACACGCTAGGCATCGAGCGCATCGACCAACTGCCTCGCGACACGATCACGCTGTAG
- a CDS encoding YraN family protein yields MNRVPAAELGRRGEDAACAFLERLGYSILQRNVRTPHGEIDAIARDGDTLVFVEVKARRGTRFGDPSEAVTKTKRARLCRSGMAFLQERGWLDAPCRFDVVAILERAGEWDVIHTIDAFQCDDSMWDSTGR; encoded by the coding sequence ATGAACCGAGTTCCCGCCGCTGAGCTCGGACGGCGCGGCGAAGATGCCGCGTGCGCGTTCCTAGAGCGACTGGGGTACTCCATCCTACAGCGCAACGTTCGCACGCCGCATGGCGAGATCGACGCCATCGCTCGCGATGGCGACACGCTCGTGTTCGTCGAGGTCAAAGCCCGACGGGGCACACGGTTCGGCGACCCATCCGAGGCAGTGACCAAAACGAAGCGCGCTCGCCTGTGCCGTTCAGGAATGGCGTTCCTACAGGAACGCGGATGGCTCGACGCTCCGTGCCGGTTCGACGTCGTCGCCATCCTGGAGCGCGCGGGTGAGTGGGACGTGATCCACACAATCGACGCATTCCAGTGCGACGATTCGATGTGGGACTCGACCGGTCGCTGA
- a CDS encoding RNA methyltransferase, with translation MRRSGMADDLAPEEVRALRIDVPSQLPNIRVILEETKDARNVGSVARAIKGMGISELWLVNPLCDWRNSQEARQLASNSRDVLAAAREVTTLDEAVGDVHLLVGTTHRRRERRMAQPVTMREAAAEIARTAIDHRVALYFGREDFGISNASLSRCHLAASIPMAVRNPSLNLAQAVQIAVYEVFIACAGERSPVSYRLATDQDRRALLHRLQLLLRMVEFEPLNDDWDTIRVPLERVLGRTRLESRDVAVMTMLCHDLEEFLKRKGIVPRE, from the coding sequence ATGCGTCGATCCGGCATGGCGGATGATCTGGCTCCCGAGGAGGTGCGCGCGCTGCGCATCGACGTGCCAAGCCAACTGCCCAATATCCGCGTGATCTTGGAGGAGACGAAGGATGCACGGAACGTCGGATCGGTGGCTCGCGCCATCAAGGGCATGGGCATCTCCGAGCTCTGGCTGGTGAACCCGCTATGTGACTGGCGCAACTCGCAGGAGGCTCGGCAGCTTGCGAGCAACTCGCGCGATGTGCTCGCTGCAGCGAGAGAGGTCACGACGCTGGACGAGGCGGTTGGCGACGTGCACCTGCTCGTGGGAACCACCCATCGCCGACGCGAGCGGCGGATGGCGCAGCCGGTCACCATGCGCGAAGCCGCCGCCGAGATCGCTCGAACAGCCATCGATCACCGAGTCGCGCTCTACTTCGGCAGAGAGGACTTCGGGATATCGAACGCCTCGCTGTCGCGCTGCCATCTCGCGGCGAGCATCCCGATGGCGGTTCGGAACCCATCCCTGAACCTCGCCCAAGCCGTTCAGATCGCCGTCTACGAGGTGTTTATCGCATGCGCCGGCGAGCGGTCGCCTGTCAGCTACCGGCTCGCCACCGATCAGGACCGGCGCGCCCTGCTCCATCGCCTGCAGCTTCTGCTCCGCATGGTCGAGTTCGAGCCGCTCAACGACGACTGGGATACGATCCGCGTTCCACTGGAGCGCGTACTGGGTCGAACCCGCCTCGAATCCCGCGACGTCGCGGTGATGACGATGCTCTGCCACGACCTCGAAGAGTTCCTCAAGCGCAAGGGGATCGTTCCGAGGGAGTAG